A stretch of the Clavibacter sp. B3I6 genome encodes the following:
- a CDS encoding Gfo/Idh/MocA family protein has product MTDLREHPSPGSAADDARLPVVVVGAGAMGGAWIRMLAASPHAAPVGVVDLDVPLAEAAVQAAGLEGVVVGPSVAEVAARAGARAVVNVTVPQAHRVVNEQALRAGLPVLCEKPLAPTVAEALRQVALADLTGGLLMVSQSRRYFNHLAAFREAVAQVGPLAVVHAQFLHEDHEPGFREQMAHPLLVDMSIHHFDQLRYATGEEPVAVRCSSWNPPWSWFAGDAAATADFELASGARFAYVGSRCTPGMPTSWNADWRAYGERGAASWDGDDVVRTDVPDARFRVPERAEGIEASLAEFVGSLRTGTTPQNEVRHNVLSLAMVEGAIRSSERGGERIVIADLLEDALAQAIADERSPDVADLLRSWTSAADGIRTPAWGSAPAAHAPGGTP; this is encoded by the coding sequence ATGACCGACCTCCGAGAGCACCCGTCCCCCGGGTCCGCCGCCGACGACGCGCGACTGCCCGTCGTGGTGGTGGGCGCCGGCGCCATGGGCGGCGCGTGGATCCGCATGCTCGCCGCCTCCCCGCACGCCGCACCCGTGGGCGTGGTCGACCTCGACGTGCCGCTCGCGGAGGCCGCCGTGCAGGCGGCCGGCCTCGAGGGCGTCGTCGTCGGGCCGTCCGTGGCGGAGGTCGCCGCGCGCGCCGGCGCCCGGGCCGTGGTGAACGTGACCGTGCCGCAGGCGCACCGCGTCGTGAACGAGCAGGCGCTCCGCGCGGGCCTGCCGGTGCTGTGCGAGAAGCCGCTCGCGCCGACCGTCGCCGAGGCGCTCCGCCAGGTCGCGCTCGCCGACCTCACCGGCGGGCTCCTGATGGTCAGCCAGTCCAGGCGGTACTTCAACCACCTCGCCGCGTTCCGCGAGGCGGTCGCGCAGGTCGGGCCGCTCGCGGTCGTGCACGCGCAGTTCCTGCACGAGGACCACGAGCCGGGCTTCCGCGAGCAGATGGCGCACCCGCTCCTCGTCGACATGTCCATCCATCACTTCGACCAGCTGCGCTACGCGACCGGCGAGGAGCCCGTCGCCGTGCGGTGCAGCTCCTGGAACCCGCCGTGGAGCTGGTTCGCGGGCGACGCCGCCGCCACCGCCGACTTCGAGCTCGCCTCCGGCGCCCGCTTCGCGTACGTCGGCAGCCGCTGCACGCCGGGGATGCCCACGTCGTGGAACGCGGACTGGCGCGCGTACGGCGAGCGCGGCGCGGCCTCGTGGGACGGCGACGACGTCGTCCGGACCGACGTGCCCGACGCCCGCTTCCGCGTGCCCGAGCGCGCCGAGGGCATCGAGGCGTCGCTGGCGGAGTTCGTCGGATCCCTGCGCACCGGCACGACCCCGCAGAACGAGGTGCGGCACAACGTGCTCAGCCTCGCGATGGTCGAGGGCGCGATCCGCAGCAGCGAGCGGGGCGGCGAGCGCATCGTCATCGCCGACCTGCTGGAGGACGCCCTCGCGCAGGCGATCGCCGACGAGCGGAGCCCCGACGTCGCCGACCTGCTGCGCTCGTGGACGAGCGCCGCCGACGGCATCCGCACCCCGGCCTGGGGATCCGCCCCGGCCGCCCACGCCCCGGGAGGGACCCCATGA
- a CDS encoding ThuA domain-containing protein, whose translation MTDTTTPVRVVVWGENRHEKVNPVVAGIYPDGMHSTIADGIRSLLGADADVTTRVLDDPEHGMTEELLARTDVLLWWGHTAHEEVSDEVVDRIQRHVLEGMGIIVLHSGHHSKIFRRLMGTTCSLRWRNDGDSELVWTVAPRHPITEGVSQPIQIPGQEMYGEFFDIPEPDELVFISSFSGGEVFRSGITYRRGYGRVFYFSPGDEVYPVYHHPDVQRVIANGVRWARPERARESYLVTPMYLTGRFDQPVLGSPGALVDYRTGEPVEG comes from the coding sequence ATGACCGACACCACCACCCCCGTCCGCGTCGTCGTCTGGGGCGAGAACAGGCACGAGAAGGTCAACCCGGTCGTCGCCGGCATCTACCCGGACGGCATGCACAGCACCATCGCCGACGGGATCCGCTCCCTCCTCGGCGCCGACGCCGACGTCACCACGCGGGTCCTCGACGACCCCGAGCACGGCATGACGGAGGAGCTCCTCGCCCGCACCGACGTGCTGCTCTGGTGGGGCCACACCGCCCACGAGGAGGTGTCGGACGAGGTCGTGGACCGGATCCAGAGGCACGTGCTCGAGGGGATGGGCATCATCGTGCTGCACTCCGGGCACCACTCGAAGATCTTCCGCCGCCTCATGGGCACCACGTGCAGCCTGCGCTGGCGGAACGACGGCGACAGCGAGCTCGTGTGGACGGTCGCGCCGCGGCACCCCATCACCGAGGGCGTGTCGCAGCCGATCCAGATCCCCGGCCAGGAGATGTACGGGGAGTTCTTCGACATCCCCGAGCCCGACGAGCTCGTCTTCATCAGCAGCTTCTCCGGCGGCGAGGTGTTCCGCAGCGGGATCACGTACCGGCGCGGCTACGGGCGCGTCTTCTACTTCAGCCCGGGCGACGAGGTCTACCCCGTCTACCACCACCCGGACGTGCAGCGCGTGATCGCCAACGGCGTGCGCTGGGCGCGGCCGGAGCGGGCGCGGGAGTCGTACCTCGTGACCCCGATGTACCTCACCGGCCGCTTCGACCAGCCCGTGCTCGGATCCCCCGGCGCGCTCGTCGACTACCGCACGGGGGAGCCGGTCGAGGGCTGA